A DNA window from Deltaproteobacteria bacterium contains the following coding sequences:
- a CDS encoding 50S ribosomal protein L24 translates to QEKEASIYLSNVVPICPRCNKPTRVGHRRLPDGRGERICRRCGEPLGGE, encoded by the coding sequence CAGGAGAAGGAGGCGTCGATCTACCTCTCCAACGTCGTGCCCATCTGCCCCAGGTGCAACAAGCCGACCCGCGTCGGCCACCGGCGGCTGCCGGACGGCCGCGGCGAGCGCATCTGCCGGCGCTGCGGCGAGCCGCTGGGAGGCGAGTGA
- the rplE gene encoding 50S ribosomal protein L5, whose amino-acid sequence MPPRLRDRYRAEIAPALMRDLGLENALAVPRLEKIVLNMGLGEATQNPKLLDSAVEELAAISGQKPVVTRAKKAIANFKLREGVPIGAMVTLRGDRMYEFFDRLVNVTLPRVRDFKGVPDRAFDGRGNYSLGLREQVIFPEINLDKVDKIKGLTVVICTTARSDAPGKALLKALGMPFRA is encoded by the coding sequence ATGCCCCCCCGCCTGCGCGACCGCTACCGCGCCGAGATCGCCCCCGCGCTCATGCGCGACCTCGGCCTCGAGAACGCGCTGGCCGTGCCGCGCCTGGAGAAGATCGTGCTCAACATGGGGCTCGGCGAGGCGACGCAGAACCCCAAGCTGCTCGACTCCGCGGTCGAGGAGCTGGCGGCGATCAGCGGGCAGAAGCCCGTGGTCACGCGCGCCAAGAAGGCGATCGCGAACTTCAAGCTGCGCGAGGGCGTGCCGATCGGGGCGATGGTCACCCTGCGCGGCGATCGCATGTACGAGTTCTTCGACCGGCTGGTGAACGTGACCCTGCCGCGCGTGCGCGACTTCAAGGGCGTGCCCGACCGCGCCTTCGACGGGCGCGGCAACTACTCGCTCGGGCTCCGCGAGCAGGTCATCTTCCCCGAGATCAACCTCGACAAGGTGGACAAGATCAAGGGCCTCACGGTGGTCATCTGCACGACGGCGCGCAGCGACGCGCCGGGGAAGGCGCTCTTGAAGGCACTCGGCATGCCCTTCCGGGCTTGA
- a CDS encoding type Z 30S ribosomal protein S14: MAKTCLMVKASRPPKFKVRAYNRCPLCGRPRAFYRRFRMCRLCLRHLARKGQIPGLTKASW; encoded by the coding sequence ATGGCAAAGACCTGTCTCATGGTGAAGGCATCGCGCCCCCCGAAGTTCAAGGTGCGGGCCTACAACCGCTGCCCGCTGTGCGGGCGCCCGCGCGCCTTCTATCGCCGCTTCCGCATGTGCCGGCTCTGTCTCCGCCACCTCGCGCGCAAGGGGCAGATCCCCGGCCTCACCAAAGCGAGCTGGTGA
- the rpsH gene encoding 30S ribosomal protein S8: MTTDPIADLLTRIRNAAHARKPSVDVPWARQKEEIVRVLVEEGYLGGMTVVEATPCNVLRIDLRYDAQRKPVISGLKRVSRPSLRVYVGVKDIPAVRRGLGVNVLSTPKGILVDRTARRENVGGELLCTVW, encoded by the coding sequence ATGACGACTGACCCCATCGCCGACCTCCTGACGCGCATCCGCAACGCCGCCCACGCCCGCAAGCCGAGCGTCGACGTGCCGTGGGCGCGCCAGAAGGAGGAGATCGTCCGCGTGCTGGTGGAGGAGGGCTACCTCGGGGGGATGACGGTGGTGGAGGCCACGCCGTGCAACGTCCTGCGCATCGACCTGCGCTACGACGCGCAGCGGAAGCCCGTGATCAGCGGGCTCAAGCGCGTGAGCCGGCCGAGCCTGCGCGTCTACGTCGGCGTCAAGGATATCCCGGCCGTGCGGCGCGGGCTCGGCGTCAACGTCCTCTCCACCCCGAAGGGCATCCTGGTGGATCGGACCGCGCGGCGCGAGAACGTCGGCGGCGAGCTCCTCTGCACGGTCTGGTAG
- a CDS encoding 50S ribosomal protein L6, whose translation MSRIGKLPIPVPAGVKVQVGDGLVRVEGPKGKLERRLAPGVTVAVESGRVLVTRTDDSRRARSLHGLTQRLVGNMIRGVSKGFTRALEVSGVGYRAEARGSVVVLTLGYSHPIHFRLPPGLSARVDRQVAITLEGADRELLGQAAAALRKLRPPEPYKAKGVKYAEERIRRKAGKAAGAAGAR comes from the coding sequence ATGTCACGGATCGGCAAGCTCCCCATCCCGGTGCCTGCAGGCGTGAAGGTGCAGGTCGGCGACGGGCTGGTGCGGGTGGAGGGCCCGAAGGGGAAGCTCGAGCGGCGCCTGGCGCCGGGAGTCACGGTCGCGGTCGAGAGCGGCAGGGTGCTGGTGACGCGCACGGACGACTCGCGCCGCGCGAGGAGCCTGCACGGACTCACGCAGCGGCTGGTCGGCAACATGATCCGCGGGGTGAGCAAGGGCTTCACGCGCGCGCTCGAGGTGAGCGGCGTCGGCTACCGCGCCGAGGCCCGCGGCAGCGTCGTCGTCCTGACCCTCGGCTACTCCCACCCGATCCACTTCCGGCTGCCGCCGGGGCTCTCCGCCAGGGTCGACCGCCAGGTGGCGATCACGCTCGAGGGCGCCGACCGCGAGCTCCTCGGCCAAGCCGCGGCCGCGCTGCGCAAGCTCCGGCCGCCCGAGCCCTACAAGGCGAAGGGCGTCAAGTACGCCGAGGAGCGCATCCGCCGCAAGGCCGGGAAGGCGGCGGGCGCCGCGGGGGCGCGCTGA
- a CDS encoding 50S ribosomal protein L18 yields the protein MRTNPTAVARGRRRARVRKRVRGTEERPRLSVFRSGRHTYAQVIADSSGRTLLAVSTLTPELRAQLKKTADVSAAKQVGLLAARRCREKGIEEIVFDRNGFLYHGRVRAVADGAREGGLKF from the coding sequence ATGCGAACCAATCCCACCGCCGTCGCGCGGGGACGCCGCCGGGCGCGGGTGCGCAAGCGGGTGCGCGGCACCGAGGAGCGGCCCCGGCTCTCCGTCTTCCGCAGCGGCCGGCACACCTACGCGCAGGTAATCGCCGACAGCTCGGGCAGGACGCTGCTCGCGGTCTCGACGCTCACGCCCGAGCTGCGCGCGCAGCTCAAGAAGACCGCGGACGTGAGCGCCGCCAAGCAGGTGGGGCTCCTGGCCGCCCGGCGCTGCCGCGAGAAGGGAATCGAGGAGATCGTGTTCGACCGCAACGGCTTCCTCTACCACGGCCGCGTGCGCGCCGTCGCCGACGGGGCGCGCGAGGGC